A genome region from Sphingorhabdus sp. SMR4y includes the following:
- a CDS encoding acyl carrier protein, translating into MQDKVELTPEAAVRAVMRDILGLSEEQVAEFTAETELFGALPELDSMAVAGLLTELEDRLDIMIDDDEVDGELFETFGNLVAFAEMKVTE; encoded by the coding sequence ATGCAAGATAAGGTCGAGTTGACACCGGAAGCTGCCGTGCGTGCAGTGATGCGGGATATTTTGGGACTGAGCGAGGAGCAAGTCGCTGAATTTACCGCGGAAACGGAGCTTTTTGGCGCTCTTCCCGAACTCGACAGCATGGCCGTTGCGGGCTTGCTGACCGAACTGGAGGACCGGCTGGACATCATGATCGACGATGATGAAGTCGACGGTGAACTGTTCGAGACTTTCGGCAATCTGGTCGCCTTCGCCGAGATGAAAGTTACCGAGTGA
- a CDS encoding NAD(P)/FAD-dependent oxidoreductase, translating to MNAFYDILIVGAGHAGAQAAVALRQKKFEGSIGLVGNEKYPPYERPPLSKEYLAGEKPFERILLRPESFWAERDIDLLTGRRVSKLDPIAKTVTLASDDEIGYGKLIWATGGSPRMLDCPGSQARNIHAVRSRADVDKMMAALPTVEKVVVIGGGYIGLEAAAVLTKLGKQITVVESLDRVLSRVAGETLSRFFEAEHRRQGVTIELEATVAGFETGDDGIATAVTLADGRKLEADMFVVGIGIIPETGPLVAAGAATGNGVDVDQHCRTSLEDVYAIGDCAAHSNAYADGAMIRLESVQNANDQAKVAALDILGEETEYDAVPWFWSNQFDLKLQTVGLSTGHDSYVVRGDPDSRSFSVIYYRDGKVVALDCVNATKDYVQGRKAVVEGLNLDKNELANTEIPLKEVGVY from the coding sequence ATGAACGCATTTTATGACATTTTGATTGTTGGCGCCGGCCATGCGGGTGCGCAAGCGGCCGTGGCATTACGCCAGAAGAAATTTGAAGGCTCGATTGGCCTGGTCGGAAATGAGAAATACCCACCTTATGAACGGCCGCCGCTGTCCAAGGAATATCTCGCGGGAGAAAAGCCGTTTGAGCGAATCCTGCTGCGTCCAGAGAGTTTTTGGGCCGAACGCGATATCGACTTGCTGACCGGCCGGCGGGTGTCAAAGCTCGACCCGATAGCCAAAACGGTGACCTTGGCCTCCGACGATGAAATTGGTTATGGCAAGCTGATCTGGGCGACCGGCGGTTCTCCGCGGATGCTCGACTGCCCGGGCAGCCAGGCACGGAATATTCACGCCGTGCGCTCGCGCGCTGATGTCGACAAGATGATGGCCGCCCTGCCGACCGTCGAGAAAGTCGTGGTCATCGGTGGCGGCTATATCGGTCTCGAAGCTGCTGCCGTGCTGACCAAATTGGGAAAGCAGATCACCGTTGTCGAATCGCTCGACCGGGTCCTCTCGCGGGTGGCCGGTGAAACGCTGTCCCGCTTCTTCGAAGCCGAGCATCGCAGACAGGGTGTGACGATAGAGCTGGAAGCCACGGTCGCCGGTTTTGAAACCGGTGATGATGGCATCGCGACCGCCGTGACGCTTGCCGACGGGCGCAAGCTGGAAGCCGACATGTTTGTCGTTGGCATCGGTATCATCCCTGAAACCGGACCGCTTGTGGCCGCCGGCGCCGCGACCGGCAATGGCGTCGATGTTGACCAGCATTGCCGCACCAGTCTGGAAGATGTCTACGCGATCGGTGACTGTGCGGCGCACAGCAATGCCTATGCCGACGGCGCAATGATCCGGCTCGAGTCGGTCCAGAATGCCAATGACCAGGCGAAAGTCGCCGCCCTCGACATTCTCGGCGAAGAAACCGAATATGACGCCGTGCCGTGGTTCTGGTCGAACCAGTTTGACCTGAAATTGCAGACCGTCGGCCTTTCCACCGGCCATGACAGCTATGTCGTCCGCGGCGATCCCGATTCGCGCAGCTTTTCGGTGATCTATTATCGCGACGGCAAGGTCGTCGCGCTGGATTGCGTCAACGCCACCAAGGATTATGTGCAGGGCCGCAAGGCGGTCGTCGAAGGGCTGAATCTCGACAAGAACGAACTGGCCAATACGGAGATTCCGCTCAAGGAAGTCGGCGTCTACTAG
- a CDS encoding peroxiredoxin, which produces MIGRNIPQVTLKTRVRDESLGGENPFRWQDVNTRDLFAGKRIAVFSLPGAFTPTCSNEQCPAYERLYEEFKARGVDEVYCISVNDAFVMFQWGKSLGLKKIKLLPDGSGDFTRRMGMLIKKNHLGFGDRSWRYSMIADDGVVSAWFEEPGINDDGVDNDPYVESTPEKLLAWLDNNKA; this is translated from the coding sequence ATGATCGGTAGAAATATTCCCCAGGTAACCCTGAAAACCCGCGTCCGTGACGAATCGCTCGGTGGTGAGAATCCCTTTCGCTGGCAGGATGTGAACACCAGGGATCTGTTCGCCGGCAAGCGCATTGCCGTTTTTTCCTTGCCGGGCGCATTTACCCCGACCTGTTCGAACGAGCAGTGCCCGGCCTATGAGCGCCTCTATGAGGAATTCAAGGCACGCGGCGTTGACGAAGTCTATTGCATCTCCGTGAACGATGCCTTCGTGATGTTCCAGTGGGGCAAGTCTCTCGGGCTGAAAAAGATCAAGTTGCTGCCGGATGGATCGGGTGACTTTACCCGCCGCATGGGCATGCTGATCAAGAAAAACCATCTTGGTTTCGGTGACCGCAGCTGGCGCTATTCGATGATTGCCGATGACGGCGTGGTCAGCGCCTGGTTCGAAGAGCCGGGTATCAATGATGATGGCGTCGACAATGACCCCTATGTCGAATCGACCCCTGAAAAGCTGCTCGCATGGCTGGACAATAACAAGGCCTGA
- a CDS encoding pyridoxal-dependent decarboxylase, exosortase A system-associated codes for MIKTKATGPIPTGFHAIDGELALGGQTASALVAENGSPLFVYAKNRLDDRMAQLRAAMPDGLDLHYAMKANPFPPLLRHMVGLADGIDIASGGELHMALEAGAAPDHISFAGPGKRDEEIEQAIRAGVTINIESPGECDRALKTGGALGRQPRLAIRVNPDFDLKGSGMKMGGGAKPFGMDIELVAPTVQTILDAGADWRGFHIFAGSQALSADAIIETQAQTLELAARLATEIGASPAHVNLGGGFGIPYFPGDEQLDIIRVGRALSDQFAQLPDILTSTQFAIELGRYLVGEAGVYLTRIVDRKQSQGQTFLVTDGGLHHQLAASGNFGTVVRRNYPAAIANRFEEEPAETVSIVGCLCTPLDRLSDNAAMPRASVGDIVAIFCAGAYGASASPANFLGQGPARELLVD; via the coding sequence ATGATCAAGACGAAAGCTACCGGACCGATCCCGACCGGGTTTCATGCCATTGATGGCGAACTGGCCCTTGGCGGACAGACAGCCAGCGCGCTGGTCGCGGAAAATGGTTCGCCCCTGTTTGTCTATGCGAAAAACAGGCTCGACGATCGCATGGCGCAACTGCGGGCTGCGATGCCGGATGGTCTTGATCTGCATTATGCAATGAAGGCCAATCCCTTCCCGCCGCTGCTCCGCCACATGGTTGGTCTGGCCGATGGTATCGACATAGCGTCGGGTGGCGAATTGCACATGGCGCTGGAAGCCGGAGCGGCTCCGGACCACATCAGTTTTGCCGGACCCGGCAAGCGGGACGAGGAAATCGAGCAGGCGATCCGGGCCGGTGTCACAATTAACATCGAATCGCCCGGGGAATGCGATCGGGCGCTGAAAACCGGAGGCGCGCTCGGCAGGCAGCCGCGGCTGGCGATCCGGGTCAATCCGGATTTCGACCTCAAGGGGTCGGGCATGAAGATGGGCGGTGGTGCGAAGCCGTTCGGGATGGATATCGAACTGGTGGCGCCTACCGTGCAGACAATTCTGGACGCCGGAGCCGACTGGCGCGGTTTCCATATTTTTGCCGGATCGCAGGCATTGAGCGCGGATGCCATAATCGAGACACAGGCGCAGACACTGGAACTGGCGGCTCGTCTGGCAACTGAAATCGGCGCGTCTCCGGCCCATGTCAATCTCGGCGGTGGTTTCGGAATCCCCTATTTTCCGGGTGACGAACAGTTGGATATCATCAGGGTCGGCAGAGCCCTGTCGGACCAGTTCGCACAACTACCGGATATTTTGACATCGACGCAATTCGCGATTGAACTGGGCCGCTATCTGGTGGGCGAAGCGGGCGTGTATCTGACCCGGATCGTCGACCGCAAGCAAAGCCAGGGCCAGACCTTTCTGGTGACCGATGGCGGTTTGCATCATCAGCTTGCGGCCAGCGGCAATTTCGGGACGGTCGTGCGCCGCAACTATCCGGCTGCGATCGCCAACCGGTTCGAAGAAGAGCCGGCTGAAACGGTTTCGATAGTCGGCTGCCTCTGCACGCCGCTAGATCGTTTGAGCGACAACGCCGCCATGCCCAGGGCGAGCGTCGGTGACATCGTCGCAATATTCTGCGCAGGCGCTTACGGCGCTTCGGCAAGCCCGGCCAATTTCTTGGGGCAGGGGCCGGCCCGGGAACTGTTGGTCGACTAG
- a CDS encoding hydrolase 1, exosortase A system-associated: MTRNFHRIGCESDMLAATLDAGSGPTALLIVSGGNEIRSGAHRGMARLAQHIAQQGFPVLRYDRRGIGDSTGDNKGFLESGADIKAAVAFLRQEYPRLQSVIAFGNCDAATALALFGPDAGIDGYMLANPWVIETSEEPAGDEPTMSAAAIRSRYWDRIRNPRTLLDLLSGKIDFAKLLKGIKRASRTEETGGLALRLSDALAGTDKDVRILLAKRDTTARAFLAAWNSTDFAQARGNSAISLQTLDSASHSFADEAAKTWLTENLLDALRAA, translated from the coding sequence ATGACGCGGAATTTCCACCGCATAGGCTGTGAAAGCGACATGCTCGCAGCGACTTTGGACGCCGGGTCCGGTCCAACCGCCCTGCTCATTGTCAGCGGCGGAAACGAAATCCGCTCGGGTGCCCATCGCGGCATGGCCCGATTGGCGCAGCATATAGCGCAGCAGGGATTTCCCGTGTTGCGTTACGACCGGCGCGGCATCGGCGACAGCACCGGCGATAACAAAGGCTTTCTGGAAAGCGGCGCAGACATCAAGGCTGCTGTCGCATTTCTGCGTCAGGAGTATCCCCGGCTGCAGTCGGTCATTGCCTTCGGCAATTGCGATGCCGCTACCGCGCTGGCCCTGTTTGGCCCCGACGCCGGCATCGACGGCTATATGCTGGCCAATCCCTGGGTGATTGAAACGAGCGAGGAGCCGGCCGGCGATGAACCGACCATGTCGGCAGCGGCCATCCGGTCCCGCTACTGGGACCGAATCAGGAATCCCCGCACGTTGCTCGACCTGCTTTCGGGAAAGATCGATTTCGCGAAATTGCTGAAAGGGATCAAACGGGCGTCCCGGACCGAAGAAACCGGCGGGCTGGCGTTGCGGCTGAGCGATGCTCTTGCTGGCACCGACAAGGATGTCCGTATCCTGCTGGCAAAGCGCGATACTACGGCCCGTGCGTTTCTCGCCGCCTGGAACAGCACGGATTTTGCGCAAGCGCGGGGGAATTCCGCGATCAGCCTCCAGACCCTCGACAGCGCGTCGCACAGTTTCGCAGATGAAGCGGCCAAAACCTGGCTCACCGAAAATTTGCTGGATGCGTTGCGCGCCGCCTGA
- the trxB gene encoding thioredoxin-disulfide reductase: MAETHRTKMLILGSGPAGLSAAIYGARAGLEPIVVQGLQPGGQLTITTDVENYPGFRDVIQGPWLMEEMQAQAEKVGTRFIFDTIVDVDFSQRPFRMTGDGGDVYEGDTLVIATGAQAKWLGLPGEEELSGKGVSACATCDGFFYRGKKVAVIGGGNTAVEEALYMTNHSDDVTLIHRRDSLRAEKILQERLFANPKISVLWNTNVERFVGGGEPVGLVGLDLVDTQNGEKSHLALDGAFVAIGHAPATEIFKGHLDLIDGGYIQVEPGTPKTRIPGLFACGDVMDHVYRQAVTAAGTGCMAALDAERFLAEQEFELVAAE; the protein is encoded by the coding sequence ATGGCCGAAACGCATCGCACGAAAATGCTTATTCTGGGTTCGGGTCCCGCTGGTCTGTCGGCAGCCATTTATGGCGCCCGCGCCGGACTGGAGCCCATCGTGGTTCAGGGGCTGCAGCCGGGCGGCCAGTTGACGATTACGACCGATGTGGAAAACTATCCGGGCTTTCGCGACGTGATCCAGGGCCCCTGGCTGATGGAAGAGATGCAGGCACAGGCAGAAAAGGTCGGGACCCGGTTCATATTTGACACGATCGTTGATGTCGATTTTTCCCAGCGACCCTTCCGGATGACCGGTGATGGCGGGGATGTTTACGAAGGGGACACACTGGTGATCGCGACCGGCGCACAAGCCAAGTGGCTGGGGCTTCCGGGTGAAGAGGAATTGTCTGGCAAGGGTGTTTCTGCCTGTGCGACCTGCGACGGATTCTTTTATCGCGGGAAGAAAGTCGCGGTAATCGGCGGCGGAAATACCGCGGTCGAAGAAGCGCTCTACATGACCAATCACAGCGATGATGTGACGCTGATCCATCGCCGTGACAGTCTGCGGGCGGAAAAGATCCTGCAGGAGCGGCTGTTCGCCAATCCGAAGATTTCTGTGCTGTGGAACACCAATGTCGAACGTTTTGTAGGCGGTGGCGAACCGGTCGGGCTGGTCGGGCTGGACCTGGTCGATACGCAAAACGGTGAAAAGAGCCATCTGGCTCTGGATGGTGCGTTCGTCGCCATCGGCCACGCGCCGGCGACAGAAATATTCAAGGGCCATCTCGATCTGATCGACGGCGGTTATATCCAGGTCGAGCCCGGCACGCCGAAGACCCGGATCCCGGGTCTGTTCGCCTGTGGCGACGTCATGGATCACGTCTATCGCCAGGCGGTGACCGCAGCTGGCACCGGCTGCATGGCAGCGCTGGATGCCGAACGTTTTCTGGCGGAACAGGAATTCGAACTGGTCGCCGCAGAATAA
- a CDS encoding queuosine precursor transporter, translating to MTDNSIVRTSASSQTGHRFRYYDFVMAAFVTVLLLSNVIGAAKPTFIMISGEQWIYGAGILFFPLGYVIGDVLTEVYGYARARRVIWAGFAALLFMAFMSWVVVSLPPADGWDGQEAYESVFGQVPRIVAASIVAFWAGEFVNSYVMARMKVWTQGKALWSRTIGSTVVGQGVDSLIFYPLAFLGVWETSAVITVMVTNWLLKVLWEAVLTPVTYLVVGWLKRREGVDIYDEDTDFTPFSTSA from the coding sequence ATGACCGATAATTCCATAGTCCGCACATCCGCTTCCAGCCAGACCGGCCACCGGTTCCGCTATTATGATTTCGTGATGGCGGCTTTTGTGACGGTGTTGCTGCTCTCCAATGTCATCGGCGCGGCCAAGCCGACCTTCATCATGATCAGCGGCGAACAGTGGATTTACGGGGCGGGGATCCTGTTCTTTCCGCTTGGTTATGTGATCGGCGACGTGCTCACCGAGGTCTATGGCTATGCGCGGGCGCGGCGGGTGATCTGGGCCGGTTTTGCCGCGCTGCTGTTCATGGCCTTCATGAGCTGGGTGGTGGTGTCGCTGCCGCCGGCGGACGGCTGGGACGGGCAAGAGGCCTATGAAAGCGTGTTCGGCCAGGTGCCCCGCATCGTTGCGGCATCGATCGTGGCCTTCTGGGCCGGGGAATTTGTGAACAGCTATGTGATGGCCCGGATGAAGGTCTGGACGCAGGGCAAGGCCTTGTGGAGCCGGACCATCGGTTCAACGGTGGTGGGGCAGGGAGTGGACAGCCTGATCTTCTACCCGCTGGCGTTTCTCGGCGTTTGGGAAACCTCGGCGGTGATCACTGTCATGGTCACCAACTGGCTGCTGAAGGTGTTGTGGGAAGCGGTGCTGACGCCGGTAACCTATCTGGTGGTCGGCTGGCTCAAGCGGCGCGAGGGGGTCGATATCTACGACGAAGACACCGACTTCACCCCGTTCAGTACCTCGGCCTGA
- a CDS encoding 2'-5' RNA ligase family protein → MERLNKPIIMTAQMGRADFAWANGLRKRHFPPERNVIDAHITLFHHLPPQALDEIKAAIAGLTGRLAKPEAHLSGLIHLGHGVAYRLHAPELLALRMELADRFAGLLIAQDQQTPRLHITVQNKVSAREAQRLFDELSAEFEPRPFEIHGIGLHYYLDGPWQTIRTWPFRG, encoded by the coding sequence ATGGAGCGCCTCAACAAACCCATCATCATGACGGCGCAAATGGGCAGGGCAGACTTCGCCTGGGCCAACGGGCTGCGCAAGCGCCATTTCCCGCCCGAACGCAATGTGATCGACGCCCATATCACCCTGTTCCACCATCTGCCGCCACAGGCGCTTGATGAAATAAAGGCAGCCATTGCCGGGCTGACGGGCCGCCTGGCCAAGCCGGAAGCGCATTTGTCCGGCCTGATCCATCTTGGACATGGCGTGGCTTATCGCTTGCATGCGCCGGAACTGCTCGCCCTGCGGATGGAACTGGCGGACCGCTTTGCCGGCCTGCTGATCGCGCAGGACCAGCAGACACCCCGGTTGCATATCACCGTCCAGAACAAGGTCAGCGCGCGGGAGGCCCAGCGTCTGTTCGACGAGCTGTCCGCAGAATTCGAGCCGCGGCCCTTTGAAATTCACGGCATCGGGCTGCATTATTATCTGGATGGTCCGTGGCAGACCATCCGGACATGGCCGTTCAGAGGCTAG
- a CDS encoding GNAT family N-acetyltransferase, protein MTDTTLAMTSEYHSNFQSVQAIAGEKLGRTVQKSLFDRIEWLKPLHELCLPDKSPLIVHATEGEAEAWMFLMKTGLGRHAALANWYNFTFRPIFLGDYDEVTKLALLAKLAKQLKSCSHHIEITPVPDEDSAASLTERAFEQAGWVVFRSKADDNHILNVKGRTFDQYWAGRPGQLRNTVRRKAKKNLVSVRIETQYSDEDWDDYVSVYERSWKPEEGNPDFLRNLARHEAAAGCMRLGLAYIDGEPVAAQFWTVENGEALIHKLAHVEDATKTSPGTLLSVAMFQHAIDVDHVDLIDFGTGNDGYKREWMEDVRDRYRLEFYWPNNPMSWLPILRHYASGLAGKR, encoded by the coding sequence GTGACAGATACGACCTTAGCCATGACCAGTGAATATCATAGCAATTTTCAATCCGTGCAAGCCATTGCCGGAGAAAAACTCGGCCGAACGGTCCAGAAGTCCCTGTTCGACCGGATCGAATGGCTGAAACCATTGCACGAGCTGTGCCTCCCGGACAAATCGCCATTAATCGTCCACGCTACCGAAGGTGAAGCGGAAGCGTGGATGTTCCTGATGAAAACCGGTCTTGGCCGCCATGCCGCCCTGGCCAACTGGTACAATTTCACCTTTCGCCCGATATTTCTCGGCGATTATGATGAAGTGACCAAATTGGCACTGCTCGCAAAATTGGCAAAGCAGCTGAAATCCTGTTCCCATCATATTGAAATCACACCCGTTCCCGACGAGGACTCGGCTGCCAGCCTGACCGAACGCGCGTTCGAGCAAGCCGGCTGGGTCGTGTTCCGCTCGAAGGCGGATGACAATCATATATTGAACGTCAAGGGACGCACCTTCGATCAATATTGGGCCGGTCGGCCGGGGCAATTGCGCAACACGGTGCGGCGAAAGGCGAAGAAAAACCTGGTGTCGGTCCGCATTGAAACGCAATATTCCGACGAGGATTGGGACGACTATGTCTCGGTTTACGAGCGCAGCTGGAAACCCGAGGAAGGCAATCCTGATTTTCTGAGAAATCTGGCCCGGCACGAAGCGGCGGCCGGCTGCATGCGCCTTGGCCTCGCCTATATCGACGGAGAACCGGTCGCGGCCCAGTTCTGGACCGTGGAAAATGGCGAAGCGTTGATCCACAAGCTGGCCCATGTCGAAGACGCGACAAAAACTTCGCCCGGAACCTTGCTGTCTGTAGCCATGTTCCAGCATGCCATCGATGTCGACCATGTCGATCTGATCGACTTTGGCACCGGCAACGACGGCTACAAGCGGGAGTGGATGGAAGATGTCCGGGATCGCTATCGGCTGGAATTCTACTGGCCCAATAACCCCATGTCCTGGCTACCAATTTTGCGGCACTATGCGTCGGGCCTTGCCGGAAAGCGCTGA
- a CDS encoding acyl-CoA ligase (AMP-forming), exosortase A system-associated, which produces MNITPEIAAFPLDHLAIGKDPDACALVTRSGSLSYKMLNHRIGLLAAWLQGQGLTKGDRVATWLSKTELACLMPLAAARAGLVHVPVNPLLKQAQVLHIAADSGTKMLISNAGRLKTLEGHDASHCRLFEDKAVERALESIAVPMEPSANSTDTNDLAAILYTSGSTGRPKGVMLSHANLTLGALSVAEYLKLSADDRTICVLPLSFDYGQNQLLSTWSAGGCAVPLDYLTPRDVMKACARERITTLAAVPPLWVQLVEQEWPEDAVASMRRLTNSGGALTPTLVKQLREIFGSATDIYAMYGLTEAFRSTYLDPALIDGNPTSMGTAIPFAEILVVDAAGDVAGPDQAGELVHCGPLVAQGYWNDPERTAQRFKAAPAASRYGGTAVFSGDTVKRGGDGLLYFVGRDDAMIKSSGNRISPTEIEEIAVESGIVAEAVALGIPDERLGHAIRLFVRSVEAGEGNPEVAEQLAKYLKQNLPNFMHPRDIILLSEFPKNPNGKLDRNALASMDIE; this is translated from the coding sequence TTGAACATCACACCCGAAATCGCCGCTTTCCCGCTTGACCATCTGGCGATAGGCAAGGATCCGGATGCCTGCGCGCTCGTGACGCGTTCAGGGTCTCTTAGCTACAAGATGTTAAATCATCGTATCGGCTTGCTGGCGGCATGGCTGCAGGGGCAGGGGCTAACCAAAGGTGACAGGGTTGCAACATGGCTGTCCAAGACCGAACTGGCGTGCCTCATGCCGTTGGCAGCGGCCCGCGCCGGGCTTGTCCATGTGCCGGTCAATCCCTTGCTCAAACAGGCGCAGGTTTTGCACATAGCCGCAGATAGCGGGACCAAGATGCTGATCAGCAACGCAGGACGCCTGAAGACGCTGGAGGGGCATGACGCGAGCCATTGTCGTCTGTTCGAGGACAAGGCCGTGGAGCGCGCGCTGGAGTCGATAGCCGTGCCGATGGAGCCCAGCGCGAATTCAACCGATACAAATGATCTGGCTGCGATTCTGTATACCAGCGGCTCGACGGGGCGTCCGAAAGGGGTGATGCTCAGCCACGCCAATCTGACGCTGGGGGCGCTCAGTGTCGCCGAATATCTGAAATTGTCGGCCGATGATCGCACGATATGCGTTTTGCCGCTCAGTTTCGATTATGGCCAGAATCAGCTGCTGTCGACCTGGTCGGCTGGGGGCTGTGCCGTGCCGCTGGATTATCTGACACCGCGTGACGTCATGAAGGCATGTGCCCGCGAACGGATCACCACTCTGGCCGCAGTGCCTCCGCTATGGGTGCAACTGGTAGAGCAGGAATGGCCGGAAGACGCGGTAGCCTCGATGCGGCGCCTGACCAATAGCGGTGGCGCGCTGACTCCGACGCTGGTCAAGCAGTTGCGGGAAATATTCGGTTCCGCGACCGATATTTATGCGATGTACGGTCTGACCGAGGCTTTCCGGTCGACCTATCTTGATCCTGCTCTGATCGATGGCAATCCGACCAGTATGGGCACCGCGATTCCCTTTGCCGAGATCCTGGTGGTCGACGCGGCAGGTGACGTTGCCGGCCCGGACCAGGCGGGTGAACTGGTCCATTGCGGACCACTGGTGGCACAGGGCTACTGGAATGATCCTGAACGGACCGCGCAGCGGTTCAAGGCCGCTCCCGCAGCATCACGATATGGCGGAACAGCGGTATTCTCGGGTGATACGGTGAAGCGCGGCGGTGATGGTCTGCTGTATTTTGTCGGTCGGGATGACGCGATGATCAAAAGCTCCGGCAACCGGATCAGTCCGACAGAGATTGAAGAAATAGCGGTCGAATCGGGTATCGTGGCGGAAGCCGTCGCTCTGGGCATCCCGGACGAGCGACTGGGCCATGCTATCCGTTTGTTCGTCCGGTCGGTTGAAGCTGGCGAGGGCAATCCGGAGGTCGCAGAGCAGCTGGCAAAATATCTGAAACAGAATTTACCGAATTTTATGCACCCCCGGGATATCATCCTGCTTTCCGAATTTCCCAAGAACCCCAATGGAAAGCTCGACCGCAACGCATTGGCCAGCATGGATATCGAATGA